One Glycine max cultivar Williams 82 chromosome 6, Glycine_max_v4.0, whole genome shotgun sequence DNA segment encodes these proteins:
- the LOC100806166 gene encoding glycolipid transfer protein 3 has protein sequence MKRSRDMEKRSEIKSAIEELSMLVIVKPEGNHVMIAHIPTKPFLSLCHLVLQVLDKIGPTMAVLRQDVSQNIKRLEVMHELNPSMNSNLVEILKSEASKGKSRKRSSCSKAFLWLTRSLDFSSALLKSLENDPKKDMEQIVQECYDVTLSPWHGWISSAAFRVAKKLVPDSKTFMDLLKEKDENCETLKEKMQILVSLLVPFLEDVHCILKVYNLDRIKST, from the exons ATGAAGAGGAGCAGAGATATGGAGAAGAGATCAGAGATTAAATCTGCAATTGAAGAGTTGTCTATGCTGGTTATAGTCAAACCTGAAGGAAATCATGTCATGATTGCTCACATCCCCACCAAGCCTTTCCTGTCTCTATGTCACTTGGTTCTACAAGTTCTTG ATAAGATAGGACCAACGATGGCCGTTTTGAGACAAGACGTTTCCCAGAATATTAAG AGGTTGGAAGTGATGCATGAATTGAATCCCTCAATGAATTCAAATTTGGTTGAAATATTGAAATCAGAAGCTAGCAAAGGCAAATCAAGGAAGAGGTCTAGTTGTAGTAAAGCCTTTCTTTGGCTCACTAG GTCCCTGGATTTCTCCTCAGCATTGTTAAAATCACTAGAAAACGATCCTAAAAAGGATATGGAGCAAATAGTTCAAGAATGTTATGATGTAACCTTGTCACCATGGCATGGATGGATTTCGTCAGCCGCTTTCAGA GTGGCTAAAAAACTAGTGCCAGATAGTAAAACTTTCATGGATCTCCTCaaggaaaaagatgaaaactGTGAAACCCTAAAGGAGAAAATGCAGATCTTGGTTTCCCTGCTTGTTCCTTTTCTTGAGGATGTTCATTGTATTCTT AAAGTGTATAACTTGGACAGGATTAAGTCAACCTGA
- the LOC100805093 gene encoding pathogen-related protein, whose amino-acid sequence MALSNVREDNYRSYLREDTEKNTKWRYGAPPNYDVVNKLYEEGRTKVWPQGSLEEQVQSLVKNWEMEMFHKVDLQDFRSIDPKKYTFSLNGRKPMTLEEMMKLGGGYIPMLQTSIPEKMRPYNPYEETADSSHKAFTTTFPRGFALEILHVYSGPPVIVYKFRHWGYMEGPFKRHAPTGEKIQFYGMAIFTLDENSKVVKVEFFYDPAELLGGLLKGPEDGSVEDAIASCPILRNTG is encoded by the exons ATGGCATTATCAAATGTTAGGGAGGACAACTACCGGTCCTATTTGCGCGAAGACACTGAGAAGAACACCAAATGGAGATATGGTGCCCCTCCAAATTACGACGTTGTCAACAAGCTATATGAAGAAGGCAGAACCAAG GTTTGGCCTCAGGGTTCACTTGAAGAGCAGGTGCAGTCTCTAGTGAAGAATTGGGAGATGGAAATGTTCCACAAGGTGGACCTGCAGGATTTCAGATCAATAGACCCAAAGAAATACACTTTCAGCCTGAACG GAAGGAAGCCTATGACTCTGGAAGAGATGATGAAGCTTGGTGGAGGGTATATACCAATGCTGCAAACCTCTATACCAGAGAAAATGAGGCCTTACAATCCCTATGAAGAAACAGCAGATTCATCCCATAAGGCTTTCACGACAACATTCCCACGTGGGTTTGCTTTGGAAATTCTGCACGTGTATTCTGGACCACCAGTGATCGTGTACAAGTTCAGGCACTGGGGCTACATGGAGGGTCCTTTCAAACGCCACGCCCCAACTGGAGAGAAAATTCAATTCTATGGAATGGCAATTTTCACG TTGGATGAGAATTCAAAAGTCGTGAAGGTGGAGTTTTTTTATGATCCGGCAGAACTGTTGGGAGGTCTCCTGAAAGGTCCTGAGGATGGTAGTGTTGAAGATGCTATTGCAAGCTGTCCTATACTCAGGAACACCGGCTAG
- the LOC121175049 gene encoding uncharacterized protein isoform X3 produces the protein MLPLSRILYRKRTLPPLSYNNLGLLFVVGLFSVIGAAIVVIGFYAVIWGKTQEKVEEDCTVYNSESYNDEVPLLQNKKMGE, from the exons ATGCTTCCTCTTTCTCGTATCCTTTATAG GAAGAGAACACTTCCTCCACTCTCGTATAACAACCTTGGCCTGTTATTTGTTGTTGGCTTGTTCAG TGTTATTGGAGCAGCCATAGTAGTTATTGGTTTTTATGCTGTTATTTGGGGGAAAACTCAAGAGAAGGTGGAGGAAGATTGTACAGTTTACAACTCTGAGTCATACAATGATGAGGTCCCTCTTTTACAGAACAAGAAAATGGGGGAATAA
- the LOC100804932 gene encoding WAT1-related protein At5g40240 isoform X2 encodes MAQGMTNFIFIFYSNSIGALLLLPISLLIHRFERPPITFSTLCGFFLLALLGYLAQAFGYAGIYYGSATLSTSILNLVPGFTFILAVLFRMEKLDWRKLSSLAKLLGTIVSIAGAFIVTLYKGPALLMGVSSANTSQQPLLSEDSNWILAGLFLAADCVMASAYIIVQASILKKYPAELIVVFFYCFFVAIQSAVTCLVVERDISAWSLEPKLRLLAVLYSGVFGSAFQVGIICWCLHQTGPVFVSMFKPLGILISVVLGVLFLGDAFYLGSLIGATVIVVGFYSVLWGKAKDIEDAGLSLESKGKQAPLLEENSHEDIQGH; translated from the exons ATGGCACAAGGAATGACcaatttcatcttcatcttctattCCAATTCAATCGGTGCTCTCCTCCTTCTTCCCATTTCCTTACTTATACACAG ATTTGAACGTCCTCCAATCACCTTTTCCACCCTTTGTGGATTCTTCTTACTTGCACTACTCGG ttatttgGCGCAGGCTTTTGGGTATGCTGGGATTTACTACGGCTCAGCTACACTCAGCACGTCCATACTCAACCTCGTTCCTGGTTTTACTTTCATACTTGCTGTTCTTTTTAG AATGGAAAAATTAGACTGGAGAAAATTAAGTAGCCTTGCTAAATTGTTAGGAACAATAGTATCAATTGCTGGTGCATTTATTGTGACTTTGTACAAGGGCCCTGCACTTTTGATGGGAGTGTCATCCGCAAACACATCTCAGCAGCCACTTTTATCAGAAGATTCTAATTGGATACTCGCAGGTTTATTTCTTGCGGCCGATTGTGTAATGGCTTCAGCATATATTATTGTACAG GCTTCTATTCTTAAGAAATATCCAGCAGAGTTGATTGTTGTattcttttattgtttctttgtgGCCATTCAATCTGCTGTGACCTGTTTGGTTGTGGAAAGAGACATCAGTGCTTGGAGCTTGGAACCTAAGCTAAGGTTGCTTGCAGTTTTATACTCG GGAGTCTTTGGCTCTGCATTTCAAGTTGGTATTATTTGTTGGTGTTTGCACCAGACAGGACCGGTTTTTGTTTCCATGTTCAAGCCCTTAGGAATACTCATATCAGTGGTTTTAGGTGTTCTCTTCCTCGGGGATGCATTCTATCTTGGAAG TCTGATAGGTGCTACCGTGATTGTTGTTGGGTTTTATTCTGTATTATGGGGGAAAGCCAAAGATATTGAAGATGCTGGGCTCAGCTTGGAGTCAAAGGGCAAACAGGCCCCACTTTTGGAGGAAAACAGCCATGAAGACATACAAGGGCATTAG
- the LOC100804032 gene encoding uncharacterized protein LOC100804032 isoform 2 (isoform 2 is encoded by transcript variant 2), whose amino-acid sequence MKELGVVAILFSIEFLDVIVYTVSKAAMKKGMNDFVFVMYSNAFATCLLLPITFFFYRKRPLPPLTYFIVAQLFINGFLSVQMLRFFGIGYSSPTLATAMSDLIPAFTFILAIVFRMEKLDWKTNSTRAKSIGTLVSITGALIITLYKGQAIINNHPSNKLFPKNLNSSEQFDWVVGAVLLAGHSFVLSLLFIVQTWIIRNYPAELVIVVTRGILVAMLSIPPSLISVTDPKDLRLGFDVHLIAIALQAIFGVSLRSIVHIWVMSKKGPLYVAMFKPIGIIFAVIMGIAFLGDSIYLGSVLGAAIVVIGFYAVIWGKSQEQAKEECEVYDSESYSPVVPLLKKKKMEE is encoded by the exons ATGAAGGAATTGGGCGTGGTTGCAATCCTCTTTTCAATAGAGTTCTTGGACGTTATCGTCTACACTGTAAGCAAAGCAGCCATGAAGAAGGGCATGAATGACTTTGTCTTTGTCATGTACTCCAATGCCTTCGCAACTTGCCTCCTCCTTCCCATAACCTTCTTCTTTTACAGGAAAAGACCTCTTCCTCCACTCACATATTTCATAGTTGCCCAATTGTTTATTAATGGCtttttaag TGTTCAGATGCTCAGGTTTTTTGGAATAGGTTACAGCTCTCCCACTTTGGCCACTGCTATGTCTGATTTAATCCCTGCTTTTACCTTCATTCTTGCCATCGTCTTCAG GATGGAAAAATTGGATTGGAAAACTAACAGTACTCGGGCCAAGTCCATTGGCACATTGGTATCAATCACTGGAGCCTTGATAATTACTCTGTACAAAGGCCAGGCAATCATAAACAATCACCCATCTAATAAATTGTTCCCCAAAAATCTTAATTCATCTGAGCAATTTGACTGGGTAGTAGGGGCAGTGTTGCTTGCGGGTCATAGCTTTGTTCTCTCACTGTTGTTTATAGTTCAG ACATGGATAATCAGAAATTACCCTGCAGAGCTTGTCATAGTGGTCACTCGCGGTATATTAGTTGCTATGCTATCTATCCCACCTTCGCTGATTTCAGTAACGGATCCAAAAGATTTGAGATTGGGATTTGATGTGCATTTGATAGCTATTGCATTGCAA GCAATTTTCGGTGTATCCCTTCGAAGTATTGTTCATATATGGGTCATGAGCAAGAAGGGGCCTCTGTATGTTGCAATGTTTAAGCCAATTGGAATAATCTTTGCGGTCATCATGGGAATTGCGTTTCTTGGTGACTCTATCTATCTTGGAAG TGTTCTTGGAGCAGCCATAGTGGTTATTGGATTTTATGCTGTTATTTGGGGGAAAAGCCAAGAGCAAGCAAAGGAAGAGTGTGAAGTCTATGACTCGGAATCATACTCGCCCGTTGTCCCtcttttgaagaagaagaaaatggaggaatAG
- the LOC100805630 gene encoding pathogen-related protein-like codes for MASSSVREDKYRPFMREDSEKNIKWRYGAPPNYDVVNKLFDEGRTKVWPPGSLEEKVQTLVKNWEMEMFHKEDFKDNRSVDPEKYTFSLNGRKPISLEEKRKLGGGYIPLLQTSIPEKLRPYNPYEETADSSHKAFTTTFPRGFALEILHVYSGPPVIVYKFRHWGYMEGPFKGHAPTGDKIEVYGMAIFTLDENSKIVKVEFFYDPAELLGGLLKGPKFDGSAEDAVASCPVLRNTG; via the exons ATGGCGTCATCAAGTGTTAGGGAGGACAAATACCGCCCCTTTATGCGCGAAGACAGTGAGAAGAACATCAAATGGAGATATGGTGCTCCTCCAAATTATGACGTTGTCAACAAATTATTTGATGAAGGCAGAACCAAG GTATGGCCTCCGGGTTCACTTGAAGAAAAGGTGCAGACTTTAGTGAAGAATTGGGAGATGGAAATGTTCCACAAGGAGGATTTCAAGGATAACAGATCAGTGGACCCAGAGAAATACACTTTCAGCCTAAACG GAAGGAAGCCTATTAGTTTGGAAGAGAAAAGGAAGCTTGGAGGAGGGTATATTCCACTGCTGCAAACCTCTATACCAGAGAAACTGAGGCCTTACAACCCATATGAAGAAACAGCAGATTCATCCCATAAGGCCTTCACGACAACATTCCCACGTGGGTTTGCTTTGGAAATTCTGCACGTGTACTCTGGACCACCCGTGATTGTGTACAAGTTCAGGCACTGGGGCTACATGGAGGGTCCCTTCAAAGGCCACGCCCCCACTGGAGACAAAATTGAAGTCTATGGGATGGCCATTTTCACG TTGGATGAGAATTCAAAAATCGTGAAGGTGGAGTTCTTTTATGATCCTGCCGAATTGCTTGGAGGTCTCCTGAAAGGTCCCAAGTTTGATGGCAGTGCTGAAGATGCTGTTGCAAGCTGTCCTGTACTCAGGAACACCGGCTAG
- the LOC100804032 gene encoding uncharacterized protein LOC100804032 isoform 1 (isoform 1 is encoded by transcript variant 1), giving the protein MKELGVVAILFSIEFLDVIVYTVSKAAMKKGMNDFVFVMYSNAFATCLLLPITFFFYRKRPLPPLTYFIVAQLFINGFLSCSVQMLRFFGIGYSSPTLATAMSDLIPAFTFILAIVFRMEKLDWKTNSTRAKSIGTLVSITGALIITLYKGQAIINNHPSNKLFPKNLNSSEQFDWVVGAVLLAGHSFVLSLLFIVQTWIIRNYPAELVIVVTRGILVAMLSIPPSLISVTDPKDLRLGFDVHLIAIALQAIFGVSLRSIVHIWVMSKKGPLYVAMFKPIGIIFAVIMGIAFLGDSIYLGSVLGAAIVVIGFYAVIWGKSQEQAKEECEVYDSESYSPVVPLLKKKKMEE; this is encoded by the exons ATGAAGGAATTGGGCGTGGTTGCAATCCTCTTTTCAATAGAGTTCTTGGACGTTATCGTCTACACTGTAAGCAAAGCAGCCATGAAGAAGGGCATGAATGACTTTGTCTTTGTCATGTACTCCAATGCCTTCGCAACTTGCCTCCTCCTTCCCATAACCTTCTTCTTTTACAGGAAAAGACCTCTTCCTCCACTCACATATTTCATAGTTGCCCAATTGTTTATTAATGGCtttttaag TTGCAGTGTTCAGATGCTCAGGTTTTTTGGAATAGGTTACAGCTCTCCCACTTTGGCCACTGCTATGTCTGATTTAATCCCTGCTTTTACCTTCATTCTTGCCATCGTCTTCAG GATGGAAAAATTGGATTGGAAAACTAACAGTACTCGGGCCAAGTCCATTGGCACATTGGTATCAATCACTGGAGCCTTGATAATTACTCTGTACAAAGGCCAGGCAATCATAAACAATCACCCATCTAATAAATTGTTCCCCAAAAATCTTAATTCATCTGAGCAATTTGACTGGGTAGTAGGGGCAGTGTTGCTTGCGGGTCATAGCTTTGTTCTCTCACTGTTGTTTATAGTTCAG ACATGGATAATCAGAAATTACCCTGCAGAGCTTGTCATAGTGGTCACTCGCGGTATATTAGTTGCTATGCTATCTATCCCACCTTCGCTGATTTCAGTAACGGATCCAAAAGATTTGAGATTGGGATTTGATGTGCATTTGATAGCTATTGCATTGCAA GCAATTTTCGGTGTATCCCTTCGAAGTATTGTTCATATATGGGTCATGAGCAAGAAGGGGCCTCTGTATGTTGCAATGTTTAAGCCAATTGGAATAATCTTTGCGGTCATCATGGGAATTGCGTTTCTTGGTGACTCTATCTATCTTGGAAG TGTTCTTGGAGCAGCCATAGTGGTTATTGGATTTTATGCTGTTATTTGGGGGAAAAGCCAAGAGCAAGCAAAGGAAGAGTGTGAAGTCTATGACTCGGAATCATACTCGCCCGTTGTCCCtcttttgaagaagaagaaaatggaggaatAG
- the LOC121175049 gene encoding uncharacterized protein isoform X1 produces MLPLSRILYRYEFIKIQNKYELVCWLGFFFLILVCAGREHFLHSRITTLACYLLLACSAHTCFLSINYILVVTRIVREYPAELVVVLIRIALTSILSVPAALISEKDLKAFKLGFNMELIGALH; encoded by the exons ATGCTTCCTCTTTCTCGTATCCTTTATAGGTATgaatttatcaaaattcaaaacaaatatgaaCTTGTGTGTTGGCTTGGcttcttttttctaattttggttTGTGCAGGAAGAGAACACTTCCTCCACTCTCGTATAACAACCTTGGCCTGTTATTTGTTGTTGGCTTGTTCAG CTCATACTTGTTTTCTCTCAATAAACTACATACTTGTGGTG ACACGGATAGTCAGAGAATACCCTGCAGAGTTGGTGGTGGTACTAATTCGCATTGCATTAACCTCTATACTATCTGTTCCTGCTGCACTGATTTCAGAAAAGGATCTAAAAGCTTTTAAACTGGGATTTAATATGGAGCTGATAGGAGCATTGCACTGA
- the LOC100804932 gene encoding WAT1-related protein At3g28050 isoform X1 yields MGKLTLPFVGMIMAEFAQVGLIILSKQVMAQGMTNFIFIFYSNSIGALLLLPISLLIHRFERPPITFSTLCGFFLLALLGYLAQAFGYAGIYYGSATLSTSILNLVPGFTFILAVLFRMEKLDWRKLSSLAKLLGTIVSIAGAFIVTLYKGPALLMGVSSANTSQQPLLSEDSNWILAGLFLAADCVMASAYIIVQASILKKYPAELIVVFFYCFFVAIQSAVTCLVVERDISAWSLEPKLRLLAVLYSGVFGSAFQVGIICWCLHQTGPVFVSMFKPLGILISVVLGVLFLGDAFYLGSLIGATVIVVGFYSVLWGKAKDIEDAGLSLESKGKQAPLLEENSHEDIQGH; encoded by the exons ATGGGGAAGTTGACTCTTCCGTTTGTGGGAATGATTATGGCAGAGTTTGCTCAGGTTGGGTTAATCATACTGAGCAAACAAGTCATGGCACAAGGAATGACcaatttcatcttcatcttctattCCAATTCAATCGGTGCTCTCCTCCTTCTTCCCATTTCCTTACTTATACACAG ATTTGAACGTCCTCCAATCACCTTTTCCACCCTTTGTGGATTCTTCTTACTTGCACTACTCGG ttatttgGCGCAGGCTTTTGGGTATGCTGGGATTTACTACGGCTCAGCTACACTCAGCACGTCCATACTCAACCTCGTTCCTGGTTTTACTTTCATACTTGCTGTTCTTTTTAG AATGGAAAAATTAGACTGGAGAAAATTAAGTAGCCTTGCTAAATTGTTAGGAACAATAGTATCAATTGCTGGTGCATTTATTGTGACTTTGTACAAGGGCCCTGCACTTTTGATGGGAGTGTCATCCGCAAACACATCTCAGCAGCCACTTTTATCAGAAGATTCTAATTGGATACTCGCAGGTTTATTTCTTGCGGCCGATTGTGTAATGGCTTCAGCATATATTATTGTACAG GCTTCTATTCTTAAGAAATATCCAGCAGAGTTGATTGTTGTattcttttattgtttctttgtgGCCATTCAATCTGCTGTGACCTGTTTGGTTGTGGAAAGAGACATCAGTGCTTGGAGCTTGGAACCTAAGCTAAGGTTGCTTGCAGTTTTATACTCG GGAGTCTTTGGCTCTGCATTTCAAGTTGGTATTATTTGTTGGTGTTTGCACCAGACAGGACCGGTTTTTGTTTCCATGTTCAAGCCCTTAGGAATACTCATATCAGTGGTTTTAGGTGTTCTCTTCCTCGGGGATGCATTCTATCTTGGAAG TCTGATAGGTGCTACCGTGATTGTTGTTGGGTTTTATTCTGTATTATGGGGGAAAGCCAAAGATATTGAAGATGCTGGGCTCAGCTTGGAGTCAAAGGGCAAACAGGCCCCACTTTTGGAGGAAAACAGCCATGAAGACATACAAGGGCATTAG
- the LOC121175049 gene encoding uncharacterized protein isoform X2, producing the protein MLPLSRILYRKRTLPPLSYNNLGLLFVVGLFSSYLFSLNKLHTCGDTDSQRIPCRVGGGTNSHCINLYTICSCCTDFRKGSKSF; encoded by the exons ATGCTTCCTCTTTCTCGTATCCTTTATAG GAAGAGAACACTTCCTCCACTCTCGTATAACAACCTTGGCCTGTTATTTGTTGTTGGCTTGTTCAG CTCATACTTGTTTTCTCTCAATAAACTACATACTTGTGGTG ACACGGATAGTCAGAGAATACCCTGCAGAGTTGGTGGTGGTACTAATTCGCATTGCATTAACCTCTATACTATCTGTTCCTGCTGCACTGATTTCAGAAAAGGATCTAAAAGCTTTTAA
- the LOC100805472 gene encoding endoglucanase 25, giving the protein MPPTESSTFESEREPVRYVHTVSESGRLLPSASRWNSIALDFKLAPNSSTAYESIPSQYPKSVDFNLAITDRKHFHIFIFVLVAIIFAILAAVLLAHFLPQKHKHQGSSINLKLAINQALTFYDAQKSGHYPRNSPVKFRGDSGLQDGNLAKTDLTGGFYDSGNNIKFTFTTAYTMTLLSWTVIEYHSKYADIGELDHVRDIIRWGSDYLLKVFIPPSSTAGSNLTLYSQVGSTISNNNNEQNDVSCWQRPEDMTYERPVSICDASASDLAGEIVAALSASSMVFEEDKDYSRRLIQAAESLFEAITSEDPTEHGTYTMVDACGKQARMLYNSTSYKDELAWGATWLFLATENADYLATATEIFLSAKSDEPSVDKGVVYWNNKLNAVEILLTGIRFFRDPGFPHEDALKLSSNSTDALMCSYLFNKYFSRTPGGLIILKPDNGPLLQYAATASFLSKLYSDYLDHLKMSGASCKTDAFSVEMLHDFATSQVSYILGQNPMKMSYLVGYGDRFPLQVHHRSASIPWNNQPYRCEDGKKWLNSKDPNPQVLLGAMVGGPDTNDNFVDQRTNQKFTEPNIASNAGLVAALIALQDPPYNSRDLKNSLWGWT; this is encoded by the exons ATGCCACCAACAGAGTCATCTACTTTTGAGTCTGAGAGGGAACCTGTGAGATATGTGCACACAGTTTCAGAGTCAGGTCGACTTCTTCCTTCAGCGAGCCGCTGGAACTCCATAGCACTAGACTTTAAACTTGCTCCTAATTCTTCCACCGCCTATGAATCTATCCCTTCACAATATCCAAAATCTGTTGACTTCAATCTTGCTATCACTGACAGGAAGcactttcatatttttatttttgttttggtagcaATAATTTTTGCCATCTTGGCAGCTGTTCTGCTGGCACACTTTTTACCTCAGAAGCACAAGCATCAAGGGTCTTCAATCAATCTCAAACTGGCAATAAACCAGGCTCTAACGTTTTATGATGCTCAAAAAT CTGGACACTATCCAAGGAACAGTCCAGTGAAATTTAGAGGAGATTCAGGATTACAGGATGGGAATTTGGCTAAGACTGATCTTACTGGTGGATTTTATGATTCTGGCAACAACATTAAGTTTACCTTCACCACAGCTTATACTATGACCTTGTTGAGTTGGACTGTTATTGAATATCATAGTAAATATGCTGATATTGGTGAGCTTGATCATGTGAGGGACATCATCAGATGGGGTAGTGACTACCTGCTCAAGGTGTTCATTCCCCCAAGTTCAACAGCTGGATCAAACCTTACACTGTATTCCCAG GTTGGAAGTACCATTAGTAATAATAACAATGAGCAAAATGATGTGAGTTGCTGGCAACGACCTGAAGATATGACATATGAGAGACCAGTTTCAATTTGTGATGCCTCTGCTTCAGATTTAGCTGGTGAAATTGTGGCAGCATTATCTGCATCATCGATGGTATTTGAAGAAGACAAGGATTACTCAAGGAGACTTATCCAAGCAGCAGAAAGCCTCTTTGAGGCGATCACAAGTGAAGATCCTACAGAACACGGGACCTACACCATGGTTGATGCATGTGGAAAACAAGCAAGAATGCTTTATAACTCAACTAGCTACAAAGATGAGTTGGCTTGGGGAGCAACTTGGTTATTTCTTGCTACTGAAAACGCTGATTACCTTGCAACTGcaactgaaatttttttatcagccaagaGTGATGAACCAAGTGTTGACAAAGGGGTTGTTTATTGGAATAACAAGCTCAATGCTGTGGAG ATTTTGCTTACCGGTATTCGATTCTTCCGTGATCCTGGCTTCCCACATGAGGATGCTTTGAAACTCTCATCAAACTCTACCGATGCCCTCATGTGTTCTTATCTATTCAATAAATACTTTAGCAGGACACCTG GTGGATTGATTATCCTGAAACCAGATAATGGTCCATTACTCCAGTATGCTGCTACAGCATCCTTTCTCAGTAAATTGTACAGTGATTACCTTGATCATCTCAAAATGTCTGGTGCAAGTTGCAAGACTGATGCATTCTCGGTGGAAATGCTTCACGATTTTGCTACTTCTCAG GTTAGCTACATCTTGGGGCAAAACCCTATGAAAATGAGTTATTTGGTGGGCTATGGTGACAGGTTTCCTCTCCAGGTTCATCACAGAAGTGCATCAATCCCTTGGAATAACCAACCCTACCGTTGTGAAGATGGTAAGAAATGGCTAAACTCTAAAGATCCAAATCCACAGGTTCTTTTGGGAGCCATGGTGGGAGGACCAGACACTAATGACAATTTCGTGGATCAAAGGACCAACCAAAAGTTCACTGAGCCAAACATAGCAAGCAATGCTGGCTTAGTTGCAGCACTTATTGCACTTCAAGATCCTCCTTATAATTCACGTGACTTGAAAAACTCATTGTGGGGATGGACTTGA